In Oscillatoria acuminata PCC 6304, a single window of DNA contains:
- a CDS encoding IS4 family transposase, whose amino-acid sequence MLPTFYQTFLSEQLNHSDWLMVKTLVWLLQLHKTVKIERLAACFPLAIKIESRRRRIQRFLVSTSLSVPLLWFPLIQILIHRYFPKNKPIYLALDRTSWKQNNLFMGSVIYQKRAWPVYWTFIDHTGASNLARQKALLTPIIRLLNGYKIIVVGDREFHSVELAKWIQSKKVYFALRQKCNTYIKQSRKKCEDFESLSNLGLQPGMKLYLPSVQFTKKKGFGRYALAAYWKRKYGANKSSEPWYILTNLPDLKSALKAYEMRMGIEAMFKDCKTGGYNLEGTGANQERLTRLVLLIALAYTASSIQAVPIKQQGVQSYVARLTETGRSQRRHSNFWIGLYGLNWIDSMEKLQELSIEFMKLHPDKQPFYRRGLRAMSLIQSTF is encoded by the coding sequence ATGCTACCTACATTTTACCAAACTTTTTTATCCGAGCAACTGAATCATTCTGATTGGCTGATGGTTAAAACCCTAGTGTGGCTCTTGCAACTGCACAAAACCGTTAAAATTGAGCGGTTGGCGGCCTGTTTTCCCCTGGCTATTAAAATAGAGAGCCGTCGTCGGCGAATCCAACGATTCTTAGTCTCTACCAGTCTAAGTGTTCCTCTGCTGTGGTTTCCCTTGATTCAAATTTTAATTCATCGTTATTTTCCTAAAAACAAGCCCATTTATCTAGCCTTAGATAGAACCTCTTGGAAACAAAATAACCTCTTCATGGGTTCGGTGATTTATCAAAAACGAGCTTGGCCGGTTTATTGGACATTTATTGACCATACAGGGGCCAGCAATCTCGCCCGTCAAAAAGCCCTTCTTACTCCGATTATTCGGTTATTAAACGGTTATAAAATTATCGTCGTTGGAGACCGGGAATTTCATAGCGTTGAGCTAGCAAAATGGATCCAGTCAAAGAAAGTGTATTTTGCCTTGCGTCAAAAATGCAACACTTACATTAAACAGAGTCGGAAAAAATGTGAAGATTTTGAGAGCTTAAGTAATTTAGGACTTCAACCGGGGATGAAACTTTATTTACCCTCGGTTCAGTTCACTAAAAAGAAAGGATTTGGCCGCTATGCGTTAGCCGCTTACTGGAAACGTAAGTATGGGGCCAATAAGTCGAGTGAACCTTGGTATATCTTGACTAACCTTCCGGATTTAAAAAGTGCTTTGAAGGCGTATGAGATGCGGATGGGCATTGAAGCGATGTTCAAAGATTGTAAAACTGGAGGATATAATTTAGAAGGAACAGGAGCCAACCAAGAGCGGTTGACTCGTCTAGTTCTTTTAATTGCTTTGGCTTATACGGCCTCATCTATTCAAGCCGTGCCAATCAAGCAACAAGGAGTGCAATCTTACGTCGCTCGTTTAACCGAAACTGGACGCTCTCAACGCCGTCATAGTAACTTTTGGATAGGGCTTTATGGATTGAATTGGATTGATTCTATGGAAAAATTGCAGGAGTTGAGTATCGAGTTTATGAAACTTCATCCCGATAAACAGCCTTTTTATCGAAGGGGCCTAAGAGCTATGTCCCTTATCCAATCTACTTTCTAG
- a CDS encoding glycoside hydrolase family 31 protein — MPQYFGKLPTTEQPWTRLQSVQSVKELENHIYFNCGSQTLVINAVAPNLIRVRMSPTGALSPSRSWAVTQEENWPDVALTVQQHPDSTEIITDRMRVAVAHHPCRLTCFDPQDQPFAQDSEPGISWRQGAVANWKQIAPGEHFYGFGERTGLLDQRSQVRTNWTTDALDYDILTDEMYQAIPFFIALRPSLGYGIFFNTTFWSQFDLGASQPGVWSMETRGGELDYYIIYGPEPAEILATYTQLTGRMPMPPKWALGYHQCRWSYDSETEVRELAQTFRDRQIPCDVIHLDIDYMRGYRVFTWGPKRFPDPAQLIADLRENGFKTVTIIDPGVKYEPEGDYAVFDEGQDRDYFVRNPDGSTFHGYVWPDKAVFPDFLNPEVRQWWGDWHKTLTDIGVAGIWNDMNEPAIEDRPFGDDGHKIWFPLDALQGPPEDRATHLEVHNLYGHKMAQSCYQGLRQHRPNQRSFVLTRSGFAGIQRWSSVWMGDNQSLWEHLEMSLPMLCNMGLSGVAFVGCDIGGFAGNATAELFARWMQVGMLYPLMRAHSALNTARHEPWVFGDRIERICRDYIELRYQLLPYLYSLFWEAATTGTPILRPLLYHFPYDPQTYQIQDQVMLGPSLMAAPVYRPGVQCRAVYLPSGVWYNWWTGEQHQGPGYILADAPLERMPLFVPAGAIVPMGPVMQHTDERPLDTLRVRVWPVTGLETLHKTFVLYEDDGQSFDYETGSRGITTYTLQQSSQELVFNISARTGNWTPPPREVVIEVLGFGEQRFMDDGGDRQLRFLL, encoded by the coding sequence ATGCCACAATATTTTGGAAAACTTCCCACAACAGAACAGCCTTGGACCCGCCTCCAATCGGTGCAATCCGTCAAGGAACTTGAGAACCACATTTACTTCAATTGTGGAAGTCAAACCCTGGTAATTAACGCCGTCGCCCCCAATTTAATCCGGGTGCGAATGTCCCCAACCGGAGCACTTTCTCCCTCGCGATCGTGGGCCGTAACTCAGGAGGAGAATTGGCCGGATGTAGCGTTAACGGTGCAGCAACATCCCGACTCGACAGAAATCATCACGGACCGGATGCGGGTGGCAGTCGCCCACCATCCCTGTCGCCTCACCTGTTTTGACCCCCAGGACCAACCCTTTGCCCAAGATAGCGAACCGGGAATTAGCTGGCGGCAAGGGGCGGTTGCCAACTGGAAACAAATCGCACCGGGGGAACATTTCTACGGATTTGGAGAACGCACAGGACTCTTAGACCAGCGATCGCAAGTCCGAACCAACTGGACCACCGATGCCCTAGATTATGATATCCTCACCGATGAAATGTATCAGGCCATTCCCTTCTTCATAGCCCTGCGTCCCAGCCTCGGATATGGCATCTTTTTCAACACCACCTTTTGGAGTCAATTTGATTTAGGTGCATCCCAACCCGGGGTCTGGAGTATGGAAACCCGAGGCGGTGAGCTAGACTATTATATCATTTATGGTCCTGAACCCGCAGAAATTTTAGCCACTTATACTCAACTGACCGGGCGAATGCCCATGCCGCCCAAATGGGCACTGGGTTATCACCAATGCCGCTGGAGTTACGACTCAGAAACCGAAGTGCGAGAATTAGCCCAAACCTTTCGCGATCGCCAGATTCCCTGTGATGTCATCCACCTAGATATCGACTATATGCGCGGATATCGCGTCTTTACTTGGGGTCCGAAACGCTTCCCAGACCCGGCCCAACTCATTGCCGATTTGCGTGAGAATGGGTTCAAAACCGTGACCATTATCGATCCCGGGGTGAAATACGAACCCGAGGGAGATTACGCTGTATTCGACGAAGGACAAGACCGGGACTATTTCGTTCGCAACCCCGATGGGTCAACCTTTCACGGTTATGTGTGGCCGGATAAAGCAGTATTCCCCGATTTCCTCAATCCCGAGGTCCGACAGTGGTGGGGAGACTGGCACAAAACCCTCACGGATATCGGTGTGGCGGGAATTTGGAATGATATGAACGAACCGGCGATCGAAGACCGTCCCTTTGGAGATGACGGCCATAAAATTTGGTTTCCCTTAGATGCATTACAAGGACCGCCAGAAGACCGCGCCACCCATTTAGAAGTGCATAATCTCTATGGTCATAAGATGGCGCAGTCCTGCTATCAAGGATTACGACAACATCGACCGAATCAGCGATCGTTTGTGCTAACGCGATCGGGATTTGCCGGAATCCAGCGCTGGTCCTCAGTCTGGATGGGAGACAATCAATCCCTCTGGGAACATTTAGAGATGTCCCTACCCATGTTATGTAATATGGGCTTATCCGGCGTCGCGTTCGTCGGCTGTGATATCGGCGGATTTGCCGGAAATGCCACCGCCGAACTGTTTGCCCGGTGGATGCAAGTGGGAATGCTCTATCCCTTAATGCGGGCGCATTCAGCCTTAAATACAGCCCGTCATGAACCCTGGGTTTTTGGCGATCGCATAGAACGAATCTGTCGAGATTACATCGAATTACGCTATCAATTGCTTCCTTACTTATATAGCTTATTCTGGGAAGCAGCAACCACAGGAACCCCGATTTTACGCCCTCTACTGTATCATTTCCCCTACGACCCCCAAACCTATCAGATACAAGACCAAGTAATGCTCGGTCCCTCCCTAATGGCCGCCCCAGTGTATCGTCCCGGCGTCCAATGTCGGGCAGTTTACTTGCCGTCCGGAGTTTGGTATAATTGGTGGACCGGAGAACAACACCAAGGACCGGGATATATCTTAGCCGATGCACCCTTAGAACGAATGCCGCTGTTTGTTCCCGCCGGGGCGATCGTGCCAATGGGTCCGGTGATGCAACATACCGACGAACGTCCCCTGGATACTCTGCGGGTTCGAGTCTGGCCCGTGACCGGGTTGGAAACCTTGCACAAGACCTTTGTGCTATATGAAGATGATGGTCAGAGTTTCGACTATGAAACCGGCAGTCGAGGGATTACCACCTATACATTGCAGCAGTCTTCACAAGAACTGGTGTTTAATATTTCCGCCCGAACCGGAAATTGGACGCCTCCCCCCCGAGAGGTGGTAATTGAGGTCCTCGGATTTGGGGAACAGCGCTTTATGGATGACGGAGGCGATCGGCAGTTACGATTCCTACTCTAA
- a CDS encoding LmeA family phospholipid-binding protein — MSEEEGLQDRAINAAAKLAISSLIDDFQTLDVSVHSDPAKLVTGELETVNISGEGMVMKQELRMEKLDIKTGKISVNPLLAAIGNIQLEQPTEATVAVVLNEQDINEAFDSNYIQKKLHSFPVTVDGKPLTVDAHQVDFSLPGEGKIRLSIGVLFRETGDTRQVEFTAIPKVQADGTGARLQEIEYLDGTELSPEMTKELLRKSESLLNISDFELSSGMSVRLRGLRIIPGQIHLDAQAYIEEIPRD, encoded by the coding sequence ATGAGCGAAGAAGAAGGACTGCAAGACCGCGCTATTAATGCCGCAGCAAAATTAGCGATTTCCAGTCTGATTGATGATTTCCAAACCTTGGATGTTTCCGTTCATTCTGACCCGGCTAAATTAGTGACCGGAGAATTAGAAACGGTTAACATTTCCGGGGAAGGAATGGTGATGAAACAAGAGTTACGGATGGAAAAACTGGACATAAAAACCGGAAAAATCTCCGTCAATCCGCTCTTGGCCGCCATTGGAAATATTCAATTAGAACAACCCACGGAAGCCACAGTTGCAGTGGTTTTGAATGAACAGGATATAAACGAAGCATTTGATTCAAATTATATTCAGAAAAAACTCCATAGTTTTCCGGTTACTGTCGATGGAAAACCCCTGACGGTGGATGCTCACCAGGTTGATTTTAGCCTTCCCGGTGAGGGAAAAATCAGACTCAGTATCGGCGTATTGTTCCGGGAAACCGGAGACACTCGGCAGGTGGAGTTTACTGCCATCCCCAAGGTGCAAGCTGATGGAACTGGGGCACGTTTACAGGAAATTGAGTACCTGGATGGCACTGAACTCTCCCCCGAAATGACCAAGGAGTTATTAAGAAAATCTGAATCTCTGCTCAATATTTCTGATTTTGAGCTATCCTCGGGAATGTCGGTCCGATTGCGAGGGTTAAGGATTATTCCAGGTCAAATTCACCTAGATGCTCAAGCTTATATTGAGGAAATTCCTAGGGATTAA
- a CDS encoding alpha-amylase/alpha-mannosidase, translating into MPHPLYVAFIWHQHQPLYKSRIGGQYRLPWVRLHGTKDYLDLVLILNRYPKLRQTVNLVPSLILQLEDYIEGTAFDPYLTAALTPESQLTLEQKHFIVEHFFDGNHRTLIDPHPRYAELYAQRQEKGRGWCLEHWGDREYGDLLAWHNLAWIDPIFWDDPEIEAWLKQGRNFSLSDRQRIYSKQREIISRIIPQHRQMQESGQLEVITSPYTHPILPLLADTNAGRVAIPNMELPQHRFQWSEDIPRHLSKCWTMYQERFGQNPRGLWPSEQAVSPEILPYIAEQGFKWICSDEAVLGWTLQHFFHRDGAGNLFEPEYLYRPYRLETPQGDLSIVFRDHRLSDLIGFTYGAMEPRRAASDLVGHLEAIGHSLKHRQSAGPESGLEQPWLVTIALDGENCWEFYHRDGEPFLNSLYEKLSHHGEIELVTVAEFIEKFPPTATLPSAQLHSGSWVDGSLTTWIGDPAKNKAWDLLEPARQILAQHPEATEEANPEAWEALYAAEGSDWFWWFGEGHSSNQDAMFDQLFREHIAAIYKALDEPVPENVLRPVEDHEREGDRRPQSFIHPIIDGIGDEQDWDKAGRIEIGGARGTMHRSSPIQRVWYGVDHLHFYLRIDFKTGTEIGKDCPPELNLLWYYPGQTMSISSMPLSQCPDREPFNYLFHHHLGINLVSQSVWFQEARDHHQWHPRQGRAQVALDKCLEIAIPWADLPTDPDWNLHLMLVLSNGGRFQDGVTEDHLIPIQMP; encoded by the coding sequence ATGCCTCACCCGCTCTATGTTGCCTTTATTTGGCATCAGCATCAGCCCCTCTATAAAAGCCGAATTGGGGGTCAGTATCGATTACCTTGGGTGCGTCTGCACGGCACGAAAGATTATTTAGACTTAGTGCTGATCTTGAATCGGTACCCTAAACTCCGTCAAACGGTGAACTTAGTACCGTCCTTGATTTTACAGCTTGAAGACTATATTGAAGGCACGGCGTTCGATCCCTACCTGACTGCCGCCCTCACTCCAGAAAGCCAGCTTACCCTGGAACAGAAACATTTTATTGTCGAGCATTTCTTTGATGGGAACCATCGCACGTTAATTGATCCCCATCCCCGGTACGCTGAATTGTACGCTCAACGTCAGGAGAAGGGCCGGGGATGGTGTTTGGAACATTGGGGCGATCGCGAGTATGGCGATTTGCTGGCATGGCACAATCTCGCCTGGATCGACCCGATTTTTTGGGATGACCCCGAGATTGAAGCGTGGTTAAAACAAGGCCGGAATTTCTCCCTGAGCGATCGCCAGCGCATCTATTCCAAGCAGCGCGAGATTATCAGCAGAATTATCCCCCAACATCGTCAGATGCAGGAATCGGGACAGTTAGAGGTGATTACTTCCCCTTATACCCACCCGATTTTACCCTTACTGGCGGATACCAATGCCGGTCGGGTGGCGATTCCCAATATGGAATTACCTCAGCATCGCTTCCAGTGGTCAGAAGATATTCCCCGGCACTTGAGCAAATGTTGGACGATGTATCAAGAGCGATTCGGCCAGAATCCTCGGGGGTTATGGCCTTCGGAACAAGCGGTCAGTCCGGAGATTTTACCCTATATTGCTGAACAAGGGTTTAAATGGATTTGTTCCGATGAAGCGGTGTTAGGCTGGACTTTGCAGCACTTTTTCCATCGAGATGGCGCGGGGAATCTGTTTGAACCGGAGTATTTGTATCGTCCTTATCGGTTAGAAACACCTCAAGGGGATTTATCCATTGTATTCCGGGACCACCGCTTATCGGATTTGATTGGTTTTACCTATGGTGCGATGGAACCGAGGCGGGCGGCATCGGATTTGGTGGGCCATTTAGAGGCGATCGGTCATTCCCTGAAACATCGCCAATCTGCCGGTCCAGAAAGTGGATTAGAACAGCCTTGGTTAGTGACGATCGCCCTGGATGGAGAAAACTGCTGGGAATTTTATCACCGCGATGGCGAACCGTTCTTAAATTCCCTCTATGAAAAACTCAGTCATCATGGGGAAATTGAGTTAGTTACTGTGGCGGAGTTTATCGAGAAGTTTCCTCCTACGGCGACTCTCCCCAGTGCTCAGTTACATAGTGGATCTTGGGTGGATGGCAGTCTCACAACCTGGATTGGGGACCCGGCCAAAAATAAAGCCTGGGATTTGTTAGAACCGGCGCGGCAGATCCTGGCGCAACATCCAGAAGCCACGGAAGAAGCCAATCCCGAAGCGTGGGAAGCGTTGTATGCGGCTGAGGGTTCGGATTGGTTCTGGTGGTTTGGCGAAGGTCATTCCTCGAACCAGGATGCCATGTTTGACCAGTTGTTTCGGGAACATATTGCGGCGATCTATAAGGCGTTAGATGAGCCAGTTCCGGAGAATGTCTTACGTCCAGTGGAGGATCATGAACGAGAAGGCGATCGGCGTCCCCAAAGTTTCATCCATCCCATTATTGATGGCATCGGAGACGAACAGGACTGGGACAAAGCCGGTCGTATCGAAATCGGTGGAGCCCGGGGGACTATGCATCGCAGCAGCCCAATTCAACGGGTTTGGTATGGGGTGGATCACCTGCATTTCTATCTGCGAATTGATTTTAAAACCGGGACAGAAATCGGCAAAGATTGCCCTCCGGAATTGAATTTATTGTGGTACTATCCCGGTCAGACGATGAGTATCAGTTCGATGCCATTATCACAATGCCCCGATCGCGAACCGTTTAACTATCTGTTCCATCACCATCTCGGCATTAACTTAGTCAGTCAATCGGTGTGGTTCCAGGAAGCCCGGGACCATCATCAGTGGCATCCCCGCCAGGGTCGCGCCCAAGTCGCCTTAGATAAATGCCTAGAAATTGCCATCCCCTGGGCAGATTTACCCACCGATCCGGATTGGAACCTCCATTTAATGCTGGTCTTATCTAACGGAGGTCGATTCCAGGATGGGGTTACAGAGGATCATTTAATTCCCATTCAAATGCCCTAA
- a CDS encoding NifU family protein, translated as MSATLALTSENVETVLDELRPYLMADGGNVELVELEGPIVKLRLQGACGSCPSSAMTLRMGIERKLRESIPEIAEVEQVL; from the coding sequence ATGTCTGCAACATTGGCACTAACTTCGGAAAATGTCGAAACTGTATTAGATGAACTGCGCCCCTACTTGATGGCGGATGGCGGAAATGTCGAACTCGTAGAACTGGAGGGTCCAATTGTCAAGCTGCGACTCCAAGGAGCCTGCGGATCCTGCCCGAGTTCTGCCATGACTTTAAGAATGGGGATCGAACGCAAATTGCGCGAATCCATCCCTGAGATTGCTGAAGTGGAACAAGTGCTGTAA
- a CDS encoding DUF3386 domain-containing protein: protein MTEQTNPRDLFRAAYENRYTWDSNFPGYRAELQVKQGEETYTGQIHIKGDLTVEVSGIDNEEVQQSVYTQLRDIVTHRKRSKFEDAHGKNNFSAGESDDTDAIEILVKGDAMGSNYKIRGTEICQVSRVMGRMAFTIDTAESLDTGAGYVATRYHVVFRNAQTNDLIRELDFEDTYEKFGDYYLMTHQVIHSKENDTVTTTEFKFSSIKLLEPAVV, encoded by the coding sequence ATGACAGAACAAACGAACCCCCGGGATTTATTCCGCGCCGCCTACGAAAACCGTTACACCTGGGACTCGAATTTTCCGGGATATCGGGCCGAACTCCAAGTCAAACAGGGAGAAGAAACCTATACCGGCCAAATCCACATTAAAGGTGACCTCACCGTAGAAGTCAGCGGAATCGACAACGAAGAGGTGCAACAAAGCGTCTATACCCAATTGCGGGATATCGTCACCCACCGCAAACGGAGCAAATTTGAGGACGCCCACGGCAAAAATAACTTTAGCGCCGGGGAATCCGATGACACCGATGCCATAGAAATCCTGGTCAAAGGGGATGCAATGGGGTCCAACTACAAAATCCGAGGCACGGAAATCTGCCAAGTCAGCCGAGTCATGGGCCGCATGGCGTTTACCATTGATACCGCAGAAAGTCTGGATACCGGCGCAGGCTATGTTGCCACCCGCTATCATGTCGTCTTCCGCAACGCTCAAACGAACGACCTGATCCGAGAACTCGACTTTGAGGACACCTACGAAAAATTTGGAGACTATTACCTGATGACCCATCAAGTCATCCACTCCAAAGAAAACGACACCGTAACCACCACGGAGTTTAAATTTTCCAGCATTAAACTCTTAGAACCCGCCGTCGTTTAA
- a CDS encoding GAF domain-containing sensor histidine kinase: protein MSEQQSKKSQQLLLEIAKSIHRTSNLERIWQQTARDLGSGLGASRCVIYSYQEENQPLKVVAEYQRQAMASMLGWEVRLEECPEIGRAIATLEPVLVDTTLPQENGERYSTLIVPTAYEDRPNGAIVLYHQVHKSKLHREHCPFLWSEAEIELVQEVAKQAGSAIASATLYHQLQEARQQAQEAARLKHDFLGKISHEFRTPLNHIIGFLQLILDDMVDDSEEQREFIHEAHHSALHFLQMINDVLDFNKPKTIPLIELEFSPVNLHKLLKNIERCTFNQIESKQLTFKIIQPSNSRNICLQGNEKQLLQVMLNIVGNAIKFTDKGGITIEVETITHKVLNEDVDPPNGIEIRISDTGIGVPLEYQSRLFEPFFRVHEAYTSPYPGTGLGLSLSKKIIEGMGGEIHFYSMGEGLGSTVTVNLPLAAPCLSSKSSPEISPSLNLQSTPIAEECG from the coding sequence ATGTCTGAGCAACAATCAAAGAAATCACAACAGCTACTACTGGAAATCGCTAAAAGTATCCATCGCACCTCAAACTTGGAACGAATTTGGCAGCAAACTGCCCGAGATTTAGGGAGTGGATTGGGTGCAAGCCGTTGTGTTATTTATTCCTATCAGGAGGAGAATCAGCCTTTAAAGGTGGTGGCGGAGTATCAGCGACAGGCAATGGCTTCGATGTTGGGATGGGAAGTCAGACTAGAGGAATGTCCAGAAATTGGCAGGGCGATCGCCACCCTGGAACCTGTCTTAGTTGATACAACTCTACCCCAAGAAAATGGCGAACGTTACTCTACTTTGATTGTCCCCACCGCTTATGAAGATCGACCCAATGGGGCGATCGTCTTGTATCATCAAGTCCATAAATCGAAGCTGCATCGAGAGCATTGTCCCTTCCTTTGGAGTGAAGCTGAAATCGAATTAGTCCAAGAAGTCGCCAAGCAAGCTGGCAGTGCGATCGCCTCAGCTACCCTCTATCACCAACTCCAAGAAGCCCGACAACAAGCCCAAGAAGCCGCCCGTCTCAAACATGATTTCTTAGGCAAGATTTCCCACGAATTCCGCACTCCCCTCAACCATATCATCGGATTTCTACAACTCATTCTTGATGATATGGTAGATGATAGCGAAGAACAACGGGAATTTATCCATGAAGCTCACCATAGCGCCCTCCACTTCCTCCAGATGATTAATGATGTTTTGGATTTCAATAAACCCAAAACCATTCCTCTCATCGAACTAGAATTCAGTCCCGTTAACTTACATAAACTGTTAAAAAATATCGAACGCTGTACCTTCAATCAAATTGAATCTAAACAGCTCACCTTTAAAATTATCCAACCCTCTAATTCCCGGAATATTTGCTTGCAAGGGAATGAAAAGCAACTCCTTCAAGTCATGTTAAATATAGTGGGAAATGCGATTAAATTTACTGACAAAGGTGGCATTACTATTGAAGTTGAAACCATCACTCACAAAGTGCTGAATGAGGATGTAGACCCTCCCAACGGCATAGAAATTCGCATTTCCGATACGGGAATCGGCGTTCCCCTAGAATATCAATCCCGACTCTTTGAACCGTTTTTTCGAGTTCATGAAGCCTATACCAGCCCTTACCCTGGAACAGGTCTAGGTCTATCCCTCTCCAAAAAAATTATCGAAGGCATGGGCGGTGAGATTCACTTTTATAGTATGGGGGAAGGACTCGGCTCAACGGTAACGGTAAATCTGCCCCTAGCCGCCCCCTGCTTAAGTTCTAAATCCTCCCCGGAGATTAGCCCATCCCTTAACCTCCAGTCCACTCCTATCGCAGAAGAGTGCGGATAG
- a CDS encoding sensor histidine kinase — translation MNDSTPPAYPGSNDSSWLRSLGAQLAFTQDASGLYRGFYWSNAENYGLNSQEIVGTVAGDRFKPLNITPYLERVERVLNSRIPERFNYPFRYGDQYFLFELAISPIFPPQGEPREVLVIGRLLPNALLWGEEEQSGNPQMIASKHLDLHQKFLSSIVSSIRRTLPPGSELYQKLLGEMARKIRRTLDLDTIWNETVQGLGLALGVSRCIICPYQPGNPKVRVVAEYITPSLQPLQGRDLYLAEHPDLHQVLLTQTAVIVGPSEAIASEPESLLVVATSYQDRSNGLICLDRPGILADPQLEANPTESAKTPPLRPWSMAEIELVQELAEQVGTAIAHATLYQELEEARQQAEEISQIKSQFLANTSHELRTPLNGIIGFLKLIVDDMAEDEEEKQEFLKEAYRSAVHLLNLINDVLDIAKIEAGKMELDLVPVKLDELLTGIENHARAHGQQKNLSFQVYKPSTEDEIIVYGNYQRLLQVLFNLVGNAIKFTHEGGITITAELIEYPVFFQNKEFPGRVSIAVADTGIGVSLDQQDKLFQSFSQVDGERTRRYGGTGLGLAISQKLIEAMGGEVNFYSMGEGLGSTVTFTVLLYQKPVMIFTPNSESMDLLL, via the coding sequence GTGAATGACTCTACACCCCCTGCTTATCCTGGGTCCAATGATTCTAGTTGGTTGCGATCGCTAGGAGCACAACTGGCATTTACTCAAGATGCCTCGGGTTTATATCGAGGATTTTATTGGTCAAATGCTGAAAATTACGGGTTAAATTCCCAGGAAATCGTCGGCACTGTGGCGGGAGATCGTTTTAAACCCTTAAACATCACCCCCTATTTAGAGCGGGTTGAGCGGGTGTTAAACTCCCGGATTCCTGAGCGGTTTAACTATCCGTTTCGCTATGGCGATCAATACTTTTTATTTGAACTGGCGATCAGTCCGATTTTTCCGCCTCAAGGAGAACCAAGGGAAGTGCTGGTGATCGGACGCTTATTGCCAAATGCTCTACTTTGGGGGGAAGAGGAGCAGTCGGGCAATCCCCAGATGATCGCCTCGAAGCACTTAGATCTGCATCAAAAATTCCTCAGTAGCATTGTCAGCAGTATTCGTCGGACTTTGCCTCCGGGTTCGGAACTCTATCAAAAACTTCTCGGGGAAATGGCGCGCAAGATCCGGCGCACCCTGGATCTGGATACGATCTGGAACGAAACCGTCCAAGGTTTGGGGTTGGCATTGGGGGTCAGCCGTTGTATTATTTGCCCCTACCAGCCGGGAAACCCGAAAGTCCGGGTGGTGGCAGAGTACATTACTCCATCTTTACAGCCCTTACAAGGTCGGGACCTCTATCTGGCGGAGCATCCTGATTTGCATCAGGTGTTGCTGACTCAAACGGCGGTGATTGTGGGTCCTTCTGAGGCGATCGCCTCGGAACCTGAGTCCCTGTTAGTGGTGGCGACGAGCTACCAAGATCGATCCAATGGCTTAATTTGTCTCGATCGCCCAGGCATCCTCGCGGACCCCCAGCTTGAGGCAAATCCGACTGAATCAGCTAAAACTCCCCCGTTACGTCCCTGGAGTATGGCCGAAATTGAGTTAGTCCAAGAACTCGCCGAACAAGTCGGCACGGCGATCGCTCATGCCACCCTCTATCAAGAATTAGAAGAAGCTCGTCAACAAGCCGAAGAAATTTCCCAAATCAAAAGTCAGTTTCTCGCCAATACCTCCCATGAACTGCGGACCCCCCTCAATGGCATCATCGGGTTCCTCAAGTTAATCGTGGATGATATGGCAGAAGATGAAGAAGAAAAGCAGGAATTTCTTAAAGAAGCCTATCGCAGTGCCGTCCATCTGCTCAATTTAATTAATGATGTTTTGGATATTGCCAAAATTGAAGCGGGGAAAATGGAACTGGATTTAGTTCCGGTGAAACTGGATGAACTCTTAACCGGGATTGAAAATCATGCCCGCGCTCACGGACAGCAAAAAAATTTAAGTTTCCAGGTTTATAAACCCTCCACGGAGGATGAAATTATAGTTTATGGTAACTATCAGCGTTTGTTACAGGTTCTGTTTAATTTAGTCGGAAATGCCATTAAGTTTACTCATGAAGGGGGAATCACAATTACCGCTGAACTCATCGAATACCCAGTGTTTTTCCAAAACAAAGAATTTCCCGGCAGGGTCTCCATTGCTGTTGCTGACACCGGCATCGGCGTTTCTCTCGATCAACAAGATAAACTGTTCCAATCGTTTTCTCAAGTCGATGGGGAACGAACCCGGCGATATGGGGGAACCGGATTGGGACTGGCAATTTCCCAAAAGCTGATCGAAGCAATGGGCGGAGAGGTCAATTTCTATAGCATGGGTGAGGGACTCGGTTCGACGGTGACCTTTACAGTCTTGCTTTATCAAAAACCTGTGATGATTTTTACCCCAAACTCCGAGTCGATGGATTTATTACTTTAA